A single region of the Austwickia chelonae genome encodes:
- a CDS encoding HpcH/HpaI aldolase/citrate lyase family protein has product MIDEQFRPRRSVLYMPSSNARALEKAKSIPCDGIILDLEDAVAPETKEEARAAACAAVRSGEYGRRELIIRVNGLETRWHDEDMAAACQAGPDAIAVPKVSSAQEVLALVATMEKYGAPERMMLWAMIETPVGVTSCADIAAASDRLTVLVMGTNDLVKELRAEHVPGREPLRAGLQLCLLAARAAGKIVLDGVYNEVKDLAGFEEECAQGRQWGFDGKTLIHPGQVAGANAVFAPSESAVEEARGILEAWEDGQGSGVVTYRGRMIENLHVESAQRALAMHEAIRALGD; this is encoded by the coding sequence ATGATCGACGAACAGTTCCGCCCTCGCCGTTCCGTGCTCTACATGCCGAGTTCGAATGCTCGCGCACTGGAGAAGGCCAAGTCGATCCCCTGCGACGGGATCATCCTCGACCTGGAGGATGCCGTCGCCCCCGAGACGAAGGAAGAGGCGCGTGCTGCGGCCTGCGCCGCAGTACGTTCCGGAGAATACGGACGTCGTGAGTTGATCATCCGGGTCAACGGTCTGGAGACCCGGTGGCACGACGAGGACATGGCGGCAGCCTGCCAGGCCGGGCCGGATGCTATCGCGGTGCCGAAGGTCTCCTCCGCTCAGGAGGTCCTCGCTCTGGTGGCGACGATGGAGAAATACGGCGCTCCGGAACGAATGATGTTGTGGGCGATGATCGAGACTCCCGTGGGGGTCACCAGCTGCGCGGACATCGCTGCTGCGTCCGACCGGTTGACCGTCCTGGTCATGGGCACGAACGATCTGGTCAAAGAGTTGCGTGCCGAGCATGTTCCGGGCCGTGAGCCTCTTCGTGCCGGCTTGCAGCTGTGCCTGCTGGCGGCTCGGGCGGCAGGGAAAATCGTCCTGGACGGTGTCTACAACGAGGTGAAGGACCTCGCAGGGTTCGAGGAGGAATGTGCGCAGGGACGTCAATGGGGTTTCGACGGGAAGACCCTGATCCATCCCGGCCAGGTTGCGGGGGCGAATGCTGTCTTCGCGCCGAGCGAATCGGCCGTCGAGGAGGCTCGGGGAATCCTTGAGGCCTGGGAGGACGGTCAGGGGTCGGGAGTCGTCACCTATCGGGGGCGGATGATCGAGAACCTGCATGTCGAGTCGGCGCAGCGGGCGCTCGCGATGCATGAGGCGATCCGGGCTTTGGGGGACTGA
- a CDS encoding HpcH/HpaI aldolase/citrate lyase family protein has translation MRSAKDFFAPLAVGAPAPSRTIPARPSRAIHFFDPSNEKMVAKVPGMVGTVDVLLGNLEDAVKAENKEKAREGLVRIARDIDFGATQLWTRLNALDSPWFLDDITTLIARIGDKLDVVMIPKVQGAEDIHYVDRLLAQLEAKAGLTRPVLVHAILETARGVANVEQICGASPRMQGISLGPADLAADRRMKTTRVGGGHPGYLVRQDADRGADGRYDIQGEDRPRTTYQQDLWHYTIARMVDACAMHGIYAYYGPYGDITDVVGCEDQFRNAFLLGCVGTWTLHPTQIEIARRVFSPAAADVEHAYEVVTAMGDGTGAVMVDGKMEDDASCKQCLVVVELAEQLARIDPELQETYAAARQAAQDKTAGK, from the coding sequence GTGCGCAGCGCCAAGGATTTCTTCGCCCCGCTCGCCGTCGGAGCGCCGGCTCCTTCGCGGACGATCCCGGCCCGGCCGAGCCGAGCGATCCACTTCTTCGATCCGTCCAACGAGAAAATGGTTGCCAAGGTCCCGGGCATGGTCGGCACGGTCGATGTCCTGCTCGGTAACCTCGAGGACGCGGTCAAGGCGGAGAACAAGGAGAAAGCTCGTGAAGGTCTGGTCCGGATCGCCCGGGACATCGACTTCGGTGCGACCCAGCTGTGGACCAGGCTCAATGCTCTGGACAGCCCGTGGTTCCTCGACGACATCACCACTCTGATCGCACGGATCGGCGACAAACTCGACGTCGTCATGATCCCGAAGGTGCAGGGCGCCGAGGACATCCACTATGTCGACCGGTTGCTCGCCCAGCTGGAGGCCAAGGCCGGATTGACCCGCCCTGTCCTGGTGCACGCCATTCTGGAGACGGCTCGCGGCGTGGCCAATGTCGAACAGATCTGCGGGGCCTCTCCGCGGATGCAGGGCATCTCCCTGGGGCCCGCCGATCTTGCCGCCGACCGGCGGATGAAGACCACCAGGGTCGGTGGCGGACATCCCGGCTACCTGGTCCGTCAGGACGCGGACAGGGGCGCGGACGGCAGGTACGACATCCAGGGGGAGGACCGGCCGCGGACGACCTACCAGCAGGATCTGTGGCATTACACCATCGCCCGTATGGTCGATGCCTGCGCCATGCACGGTATCTACGCCTACTACGGCCCCTATGGCGACATCACCGATGTCGTCGGCTGCGAGGACCAGTTCCGCAATGCCTTCCTTCTCGGCTGCGTCGGCACCTGGACCTTGCACCCCACACAGATCGAGATCGCTCGCCGTGTGTTCAGCCCGGCCGCTGCGGACGTAGAACATGCCTACGAGGTCGTCACCGCGATGGGGGACGGCACCGGGGCGGTGATGGTGGACGGCAAGATGGAGGACGACGCCTCCTGCAAGCAGTGCCTCGTGGTGGTCGAACTCGCTGAGCAGCTGGCGCGGATCGATCCGGAGCTGCAGGAGACGTACGCCGCGGCCAGGCAGGCTGCCCAGGACAAGACCGCAGGGAAGTGA
- a CDS encoding magnesium transporter MgtE N-terminal domain-containing protein translates to MTSRVFVSRLANLSVFDPLGDQVGRVRDVVVTISPTRRRPRVIGLAVEVPGRRRVFVPMTRVTSVEGGQVVTTGLVNMRRFEQRPNETLVLAEVFDRAITVRDPEGDYRAIVEDIAVQREGARDWSVVKAFVRKGEPEYHRFGLRRRRGETLMVPIEDVVGLLTVDSAQGADKLLENYDDLKAADLAELIHDLQPTRRVQVAAALDDEKLADILEELPEDDQVEILAALESDRAADVLEAMQPDDAADLLSELTPEAQERYLQLMEPDEAADLRRLLEYDEDTAGGLMTTEPVVLPPEATIAEALAVVRRAEISPATAATVFVCRSPLETPTGRYLGMVHIQRLLREPPHGAVGSILDKSVEPIRPDASIGTITREMATYNNVSVPVVDEEGHLLGAVTVDDLLDHLLPDDWREERHEVTDD, encoded by the coding sequence GTGACGAGTCGTGTGTTCGTAAGCCGCCTGGCCAATCTCAGCGTCTTCGACCCGCTCGGTGATCAAGTGGGTCGGGTTCGGGACGTCGTCGTCACCATCAGCCCGACCCGCCGCCGCCCCCGTGTCATCGGTCTGGCCGTGGAGGTTCCCGGCCGTCGGCGGGTCTTCGTTCCGATGACCCGGGTGACCAGTGTCGAAGGCGGACAAGTGGTCACCACGGGCCTGGTCAACATGCGTCGTTTCGAGCAACGTCCCAATGAGACCCTCGTGTTGGCCGAGGTCTTCGATCGGGCGATCACGGTGCGCGATCCCGAGGGCGACTACCGTGCGATCGTCGAGGACATCGCCGTGCAGCGGGAAGGTGCCCGCGACTGGTCGGTGGTGAAGGCCTTCGTCCGTAAGGGAGAACCGGAGTACCACCGTTTCGGTCTACGGCGACGTCGTGGAGAGACGTTGATGGTGCCGATCGAGGACGTCGTCGGCCTGCTGACGGTCGATTCCGCGCAAGGCGCGGACAAACTCCTGGAGAACTACGACGACCTGAAGGCCGCCGACCTCGCCGAGCTCATCCACGATCTGCAACCGACCCGCCGGGTACAGGTCGCTGCTGCCCTCGACGACGAGAAACTCGCCGACATCCTCGAAGAACTGCCTGAGGACGACCAGGTGGAGATCCTGGCGGCGCTGGAGTCCGACCGGGCCGCAGACGTCCTGGAGGCGATGCAACCCGATGACGCCGCCGATCTGCTCTCCGAGCTGACCCCGGAGGCCCAGGAGCGTTACCTCCAACTGATGGAACCCGACGAGGCCGCCGACCTACGGCGTTTGTTGGAGTACGACGAGGACACTGCCGGCGGGCTCATGACCACCGAACCGGTCGTTCTCCCCCCTGAAGCCACCATCGCCGAAGCCTTGGCCGTCGTCCGCAGAGCAGAGATCTCACCGGCCACCGCGGCCACCGTCTTCGTCTGTCGTTCCCCGTTGGAGACACCGACCGGACGATATCTGGGGATGGTCCATATCCAACGGCTGTTACGCGAACCACCTCACGGCGCGGTGGGTTCCATCCTCGACAAGAGCGTCGAGCCGATCCGACCGGATGCTTCCATCGGCACGATCACCCGTGAGATGGCGACGTACAACAATGTGTCGGTCCCGGTGGTGGACGAGGAAGGACATCTCCTCGGCGCAGTGACCGTCGACGACCTGCTGGATCATCTGCTACCGGATGACTGGCGCGAAGAACGCCACGAGGTGACCGATGACTGA
- a CDS encoding DUF1003 domain-containing protein has product MTESRRDPFRLDQPREVGSRSFPWPRLSLDSDRFGVFAEKFARFMGTARFLVWMTIFVIAWVIINLVGIFGLQFDPYPFILLNLFFSTQASYAAPLILLAQNRQDDRDRVALEQDRARDERNLADTEYLTREVAALRIAMRDIATRDYLRSELRDLLEELKEQPSASNPEPTPAPPPPPPVVPRRARQLKSSTREKQRRSKLSSARSSEHDPMADQARALLAGERRPGQEDSPDGR; this is encoded by the coding sequence ATGACTGAGAGCCGCCGCGACCCCTTCCGTCTCGACCAGCCCCGTGAAGTGGGCTCCCGGTCCTTCCCCTGGCCGCGGTTATCCCTGGACAGCGACCGGTTCGGCGTCTTCGCCGAGAAGTTCGCCCGCTTCATGGGTACGGCCCGCTTCCTGGTGTGGATGACGATCTTCGTGATCGCCTGGGTCATCATCAACCTGGTCGGGATCTTCGGTCTGCAGTTCGACCCCTATCCCTTCATCCTGCTGAATCTCTTCTTCTCCACCCAGGCCTCCTACGCTGCGCCGTTGATCCTGCTGGCGCAGAACCGGCAGGACGACCGCGACCGAGTCGCGCTCGAACAGGACCGCGCCCGCGACGAACGTAATCTCGCCGACACCGAATATCTGACCCGTGAAGTCGCGGCCCTACGGATCGCCATGCGGGACATTGCCACTCGCGACTACCTCCGCTCAGAGCTACGCGACCTCCTCGAAGAGCTCAAGGAGCAACCCTCAGCCTCGAACCCAGAGCCGACCCCGGCACCGCCACCTCCGCCGCCTGTCGTCCCCCGTCGAGCGCGACAGCTGAAGTCCTCGACCAGGGAGAAACAGCGTCGCAGCAAGCTGTCCTCCGCCCGATCGTCGGAGCACGACCCGATGGCCGATCAGGCACGGGCACTCCTCGCAGGAGAGCGTCGGCCCGGGCAGGAGGACAGCCCCGATGGCCGATAA
- a CDS encoding Mrp/NBP35 family ATP-binding protein, giving the protein MSAPSHEALLAALATVEDPEIHRPITELEMVQSLSADDDGSVRVEVLLTVAGCPLRDKITADVTAALKSVEGVTEVEVVLGVMTDEQRTNLRKSLRGGAAEREIRFARTDSLTRVYAIASGKGGVGKSSITANLAAALAAEGLKVGVVDADIYGFSIPRMLGVDQQPAQVENMIMPPKAHGVKVISVGMFVPDNQPVVWRGPMLHRALQQFLADVYWGDLDILLLDLPPGTGDVAISIAQLIPGSEIIVVTTPQQAAAEVAERAGSISTQTHQRLIGVIENMSWLEMPDGSRQEIFGTGGGQAVADSLSTISGATVPLLGQVPLDPALREGADAGVPAVLDPENSPAGAALREVARQLASRGRGLAGRRLGVTF; this is encoded by the coding sequence ATGTCAGCCCCGTCCCATGAAGCTCTTCTCGCAGCTCTGGCCACGGTCGAGGATCCCGAGATCCACCGACCCATCACCGAGCTGGAGATGGTGCAATCCCTCAGCGCCGACGACGACGGTTCCGTCCGGGTCGAGGTGCTCCTGACCGTCGCGGGATGTCCTCTCCGCGACAAGATCACGGCAGATGTCACTGCTGCCTTGAAAAGCGTCGAAGGGGTCACCGAGGTCGAGGTCGTCCTCGGTGTGATGACCGATGAGCAACGCACCAACCTGCGTAAATCCTTACGTGGCGGTGCCGCCGAACGGGAGATTCGTTTCGCCCGCACCGACTCGCTCACCCGTGTCTACGCGATCGCTTCCGGGAAGGGCGGAGTCGGAAAATCCTCCATCACGGCGAATCTCGCGGCCGCATTGGCCGCCGAGGGCCTGAAGGTGGGTGTCGTCGACGCCGATATCTACGGCTTCTCCATCCCCCGCATGCTGGGGGTCGACCAACAGCCAGCACAGGTCGAGAACATGATCATGCCCCCCAAAGCACATGGCGTGAAGGTCATCTCCGTGGGCATGTTCGTTCCGGACAACCAGCCGGTCGTCTGGCGCGGCCCGATGCTGCACCGGGCCCTGCAGCAGTTTCTCGCCGATGTTTACTGGGGCGATCTGGACATCCTGCTGCTGGACCTTCCCCCGGGCACCGGTGACGTGGCCATTTCGATCGCACAGCTCATCCCGGGCTCGGAAATCATCGTGGTCACCACCCCTCAGCAGGCTGCTGCAGAGGTCGCCGAGCGCGCCGGATCGATCTCCACCCAGACCCACCAACGGCTGATCGGCGTCATCGAGAACATGTCCTGGCTGGAGATGCCGGACGGATCCCGCCAGGAGATCTTCGGTACCGGTGGCGGGCAGGCTGTCGCAGACTCGTTGAGCACCATCAGCGGCGCCACTGTTCCGCTGCTGGGCCAGGTGCCTCTCGACCCGGCGCTGCGTGAGGGCGCCGACGCCGGTGTCCCCGCAGTGCTCGACCCGGAGAACTCTCCTGCAGGCGCAGCACTGCGAGAGGTGGCCCGCCAGCTGGCGTCACGAGGTCGCGGACTGGCTGGACGCCGTCTGGGTGTCACCTTCTGA
- a CDS encoding twin-arginine translocase TatA/TatE family subunit, whose protein sequence is MLLDINGWEFIFIVVLALVLIGPERLPEYASRLKNFVRGVKETAEGAKQQLREQVGPEFDSVDWKAYDPRQYDPRKIVRDALLEDAGSTSAAEAASPAAAAMAYPSPIVYDPALPTPYDDEAT, encoded by the coding sequence GTGTTGTTGGACATCAACGGCTGGGAGTTCATCTTCATCGTTGTTCTCGCCCTGGTTCTGATCGGCCCGGAGCGCTTGCCCGAGTATGCCTCTCGTCTGAAGAACTTTGTTCGTGGGGTGAAGGAGACTGCTGAAGGGGCGAAGCAGCAGCTCCGGGAGCAGGTCGGTCCTGAGTTCGACTCCGTCGACTGGAAGGCCTACGACCCCCGACAGTACGATCCGCGCAAGATCGTTCGGGATGCGCTCCTGGAGGACGCGGGGAGTACCTCTGCGGCAGAGGCGGCTTCTCCGGCCGCCGCTGCGATGGCCTATCCGTCGCCGATCGTCTATGACCCGGCCTTGCCTACCCCGTACGACGACGAGGCCACCTGA
- the sigE gene encoding RNA polymerase sigma factor SigE: protein MKAPVTVDSADAAGWVAPTWEEVVREHSSRVYRLAYRLTGNPHDAEDLTHDVFVRVFRSLDSYQPGTFEGWLHRITTNLFLDRMRRKQRIRFDALAEESAARLPSREAGPEQRYEERTFDDDVQRALDAMAPEFRAAVVLCDIEGLSYEEVAAALGIKLGTVRSRIHRGRSQLRQALAHRAPTSKRSRATRVPMLRSAASPA, encoded by the coding sequence GTGAAGGCACCCGTCACTGTCGACTCCGCTGACGCTGCGGGGTGGGTCGCGCCGACCTGGGAAGAGGTCGTGCGGGAGCACTCGTCTCGCGTTTACCGCCTCGCCTACCGTCTCACCGGTAACCCCCATGACGCCGAGGACCTGACCCACGACGTGTTCGTACGCGTCTTCCGCTCCTTGGACAGTTACCAGCCAGGTACCTTCGAGGGCTGGCTGCACCGCATCACCACGAACCTTTTCCTGGACCGGATGCGCCGCAAGCAACGTATCCGGTTCGACGCCCTTGCCGAGGAATCGGCCGCCAGGCTGCCCAGCCGTGAGGCCGGACCGGAACAGCGTTACGAAGAGCGCACCTTCGACGACGACGTGCAGCGCGCGCTGGATGCCATGGCTCCGGAGTTCCGTGCAGCTGTCGTGCTCTGCGATATCGAAGGGCTCTCCTACGAGGAGGTCGCTGCTGCCCTGGGGATCAAGCTCGGTACCGTGCGCTCGCGGATCCACCGCGGTCGTTCCCAGCTGCGTCAAGCGCTGGCGCACCGGGCGCCGACCTCAAAGCGTTCCCGGGCGACTCGGGTCCCGATGCTGCGTTCGGCCGCCAGCCCGGCCTGA
- a CDS encoding O-methyltransferase has product MSAQKVASWAYSEDFVGETIAQENARARGEQLGAPPVLPGTGAALRLLAAACHARAIVEIGSGAGVSGLWILEGMPADGVLTTIDIEAEHGRAAKQAFLQAGVPPQRTRVITGDALDVLPRLTDGAYDMVHVDGEKADYPEYVEQSIRILRKGGVLAIDNMLWHDKVADPADRDEVTTIVRDLGKRLRDDERLMPTLLPVGDGLFVAVKR; this is encoded by the coding sequence ATGAGCGCGCAAAAGGTGGCTTCCTGGGCTTACAGCGAGGACTTCGTCGGCGAGACCATAGCCCAGGAAAACGCGCGCGCACGCGGGGAACAGCTGGGGGCGCCACCGGTTCTTCCGGGAACCGGAGCCGCCCTGCGGTTGCTGGCCGCGGCCTGTCATGCCCGCGCGATCGTGGAGATCGGCTCGGGAGCGGGGGTCTCCGGTCTGTGGATCCTGGAGGGGATGCCCGCTGACGGCGTGCTCACCACCATCGACATCGAGGCTGAGCACGGTAGGGCCGCGAAGCAGGCTTTCCTCCAGGCCGGGGTTCCTCCACAACGCACCCGGGTGATCACCGGGGATGCTTTGGATGTTCTGCCCCGGCTCACCGACGGCGCTTACGACATGGTGCATGTCGACGGAGAGAAAGCGGATTACCCGGAGTATGTCGAGCAGTCCATTCGTATTCTTCGGAAAGGCGGGGTGCTGGCCATCGACAACATGCTCTGGCATGACAAGGTCGCTGATCCCGCAGACCGCGATGAGGTGACGACGATTGTCCGCGATCTGGGAAAACGTTTACGTGACGACGAGCGATTGATGCCGACGCTTTTGCCGGTCGGTGATGGTCTCTTCGTGGCAGTGAAACGGTGA
- a CDS encoding DUF3117 domain-containing protein — protein MAAMKPRTGDGPLEVTKEGRAIIVRMPIEGGGRLVVEMTPDEAADLGRAIQGCENVPM, from the coding sequence ATGGCCGCGATGAAGCCGCGCACCGGTGACGGGCCGCTCGAGGTCACCAAGGAGGGGCGCGCGATCATCGTGCGCATGCCGATCGAAGGTGGCGGACGCTTGGTCGTCGAGATGACCCCCGACGAGGCAGCCGACCTCGGACGCGCCATCCAGGGGTGCGAGAACGTCCCCATGTGA
- a CDS encoding enoyl-CoA hydratase-related protein — MNAIDLATKESLLKILRQVAQDPDIRCVLLTGSGRAFCVGQDLKEHVVGLASGSDELAATVTAHYNPVAELIATMDKPVIAAVNGVAAGAGAAFVMACDLRIFSAEAGVNLAFAGIALSCDSGTSFWLPRLVGPARAHELLYFPRTLPAEECLALGLATSVVAGDELEAVATRTARTLANGPTRSYGAMRRSLAFAQGHDLSASLAFEAEQMRSTGRSADHRSAVEAFLAKENPEFTGR; from the coding sequence ATGAATGCGATCGATCTGGCGACAAAGGAATCACTTCTGAAGATTTTGCGTCAGGTCGCCCAGGATCCGGACATACGTTGTGTGCTCCTCACCGGCTCAGGGCGAGCCTTCTGCGTAGGACAGGATCTGAAGGAGCATGTCGTCGGGCTCGCCTCAGGCTCTGACGAGTTGGCCGCCACGGTGACCGCCCACTACAACCCGGTCGCAGAACTGATCGCCACGATGGACAAACCGGTGATCGCCGCAGTCAACGGGGTCGCCGCCGGTGCAGGAGCCGCCTTCGTCATGGCCTGTGATCTGCGGATCTTCTCGGCCGAGGCCGGAGTGAACCTGGCCTTCGCCGGAATCGCACTCTCCTGCGATTCCGGTACCTCTTTCTGGCTCCCCCGGCTGGTGGGCCCGGCCAGAGCTCACGAGTTGCTGTACTTCCCCCGTACGTTGCCTGCCGAGGAATGTCTCGCTCTGGGGTTGGCGACCAGTGTCGTCGCCGGTGACGAGCTGGAAGCGGTTGCTACGAGGACCGCGCGCACCTTGGCGAACGGCCCGACCCGCTCCTATGGAGCCATGCGACGTTCACTGGCCTTCGCCCAGGGGCACGATCTATCAGCGTCCTTGGCCTTCGAAGCCGAGCAGATGCGTTCCACCGGACGCTCAGCCGATCATCGCTCAGCGGTGGAGGCCTTCCTCGCCAAGGAAAATCCGGAATTCACCGGCCGCTGA
- a CDS encoding DivIVA domain-containing protein: MVLLSVLVVLLAGAVAALAAGRIGTGMSVAADGPVRASGHDPYEGVETLRSEDLDRLFLDRALRGYRMDQVDVVLDRLAVELADRDQLIDRLQARIEELEAAGSGGSDPLPSTTDSPA, encoded by the coding sequence ATGGTGCTCCTCAGCGTTCTCGTCGTGCTGCTCGCCGGTGCTGTCGCCGCACTCGCCGCCGGGCGGATAGGTACCGGGATGAGCGTGGCCGCGGACGGCCCTGTCCGGGCCAGTGGACATGATCCCTACGAAGGGGTCGAGACCCTGCGTTCCGAGGATCTCGACCGCCTCTTCCTGGACCGCGCGCTACGGGGCTATCGAATGGACCAGGTCGATGTCGTCCTGGACCGTCTGGCCGTCGAACTGGCCGATCGTGACCAGCTGATCGACCGCTTGCAGGCCAGGATCGAAGAGCTCGAAGCGGCAGGTTCGGGTGGATCCGATCCACTGCCCAGCACCACGGACTCCCCGGCGTGA
- a CDS encoding TIGR00730 family Rossman fold protein has translation MGNEEVYQRGSVILRGHQIPDVTADQRLLDSANRSDWLHADPWRVLRIQAEFVEGFGSLAELGAAVSVFGSARTHPEDPVYRTGVELGRALVEAGYAVITGGGPGAMEAANAGASQAGGISVGLGIELPFEHGLNDFVNLGVNFRYFFTRKTMFVKYSQGFVVLPGGMGTLDELFEAVTLVQTRKVTSFPIVLLGSDYWGGMLDWLREVAVPAGTMSAGDVDLLHLTDDVDKAVRIIRSSGDTEPRRHPE, from the coding sequence ATGGGCAACGAAGAGGTGTACCAACGCGGCTCGGTGATCCTGCGAGGTCATCAGATTCCGGATGTCACGGCGGACCAGCGTCTGCTCGATTCCGCGAACCGCTCCGACTGGCTACACGCCGACCCCTGGCGGGTGCTGCGCATCCAGGCGGAATTCGTCGAAGGTTTCGGCAGCCTGGCTGAACTGGGCGCAGCGGTCAGTGTCTTCGGCTCAGCTCGTACCCACCCTGAAGACCCGGTGTATCGAACTGGGGTGGAGCTGGGACGAGCCTTGGTGGAAGCCGGATATGCCGTCATCACCGGCGGGGGACCAGGCGCCATGGAAGCGGCGAATGCCGGTGCATCCCAGGCAGGAGGAATATCTGTCGGTCTGGGTATCGAGTTGCCCTTCGAGCACGGTCTGAACGACTTCGTGAACCTCGGGGTCAACTTCCGATACTTCTTCACCCGCAAGACGATGTTCGTCAAATACTCCCAGGGGTTCGTCGTCCTTCCCGGCGGGATGGGCACCTTGGACGAACTTTTCGAGGCGGTGACCCTGGTACAGACCCGCAAGGTGACATCTTTTCCGATCGTTCTGCTGGGTAGTGACTACTGGGGCGGCATGTTGGATTGGCTGCGAGAAGTGGCCGTCCCGGCCGGGACGATGTCCGCAGGTGACGTCGACCTGCTGCATCTCACCGACGATGTGGACAAAGCCGTACGGATCATTCGGTCCAGTGGTGACACCGAGCCCCGCCGACACCCTGAATGA
- a CDS encoding LysR substrate-binding domain-containing protein → MNLRDLEYLVALADHRHFGRAAASCFVSQPTLSTQIKKLESELGTPLVERGARNVLLTPAGHEVVVRARHLLDEVDQIRRIARAVADPESGTLRIGFFPTIAPYLLPHVIPALHERFPRLDLQLVEEKSNELVTRLRAGSLDAAVLALPLHEESLAWEPLFREDFLLAVPYGHAVAEYAEPLSPAVLAGQELLLLEDGHCLRDQALDVCSRSGGQERDGFRATSLETLRHMVATGAGMTLLPELAVSPPVADHAGIVVKRMASPAPHRDIALVRRASHVDVALLKGVAEVLRDLPYVTSL, encoded by the coding sequence ATGAACCTGCGGGACCTGGAGTATTTGGTGGCCTTGGCCGACCACAGGCACTTCGGCCGTGCAGCCGCATCCTGCTTCGTCAGCCAGCCGACCTTGTCCACCCAGATCAAGAAACTGGAATCAGAGCTGGGAACCCCGCTGGTCGAGCGAGGCGCGCGCAATGTACTTCTCACCCCGGCCGGACATGAGGTCGTCGTTCGAGCTCGTCATCTCCTCGACGAGGTCGACCAGATTCGCAGGATCGCCCGTGCCGTGGCTGACCCGGAGTCCGGCACCCTGCGCATCGGTTTCTTCCCGACGATTGCTCCGTATCTCCTGCCCCACGTCATCCCGGCTCTGCACGAACGTTTTCCTCGCCTCGACCTGCAGCTGGTGGAGGAGAAATCCAACGAACTGGTCACTCGGCTGCGGGCCGGATCTCTCGACGCGGCGGTGCTGGCACTCCCTCTGCACGAGGAGTCCTTGGCCTGGGAGCCGCTTTTCCGAGAGGATTTCCTCCTGGCGGTGCCCTACGGTCACGCCGTGGCCGAATATGCCGAGCCCCTGTCGCCAGCCGTTCTCGCCGGGCAGGAACTTCTCCTGCTCGAGGACGGACATTGCTTGCGGGACCAGGCGCTCGATGTCTGCTCCCGATCCGGGGGGCAGGAGCGGGACGGTTTCCGGGCGACCAGCCTGGAGACCCTCCGGCACATGGTCGCCACCGGAGCAGGTATGACCCTGCTGCCGGAACTGGCCGTCAGCCCGCCGGTGGCTGATCACGCCGGGATCGTCGTCAAACGGATGGCCTCACCCGCACCTCACCGGGACATCGCGTTGGTGCGCCGAGCCAGCCATGTGGACGTCGCGCTGCTCAAGGGCGTTGCTGAGGTCCTGAGGGATCTGCCTTATGTGACGTCGCTCTGA